GATGCTTGCTCTCCCCGTACCTTTTCAGAGGTATGCTGAATGACCGTATAAAACTGCCTTTGAAGTACCGAGTCAAGCAGCGAAAAACGAGCAAATTATACGGGTCATCCATGCGAATTCAATCGATAAGTAGCAAAAAGGTGAACGATTATTTAAATTTATTTCCGAAGCCTTATTTTCACTAACTATCCTCAGAGCCCACTTTGTTGCTTTGGTACAATTAACGCTGCCAATATGTGATATCACTCACATAAAGAGCAGCCGATACTTTTATAGCTGAATCGTTTTTTTTTTGTCTTTAGCAAAAAAGGCCATTTATCTTTTTTAATTTCAATAAGTTAAAAAAGAACATCTACAAAACAGCATGAATACAGCCACAAAACCATCTGTTGACAAGCCGGATATTTTTTTCCATGTTTTTAACACTGTTTTCCCCCACAAAGGTGAGGGAATGATAAAAACCAGCATCGTGATAAACCGTGCAAAACAAGGTGTCGTATCCGGCGATGCGGCAGAGTTGTAAAATCCAGGTGAAGAATAAGCTTACTCAGGTCATTATTTCATTTTTAGCTATCAACCAGAGAAGCTTACAAATATTCATGATTTTTTTGATAAATGACAAAATTAATTGGGTTTAAGCACCACCAAATGACGCTCGCCTTCCAGCTCAGGAACCGACAAAGCCGTAACGTGTTCGACAGTGACCCCTTGCGGCAGTTGTGCCATCTCATCGTGCGGCGCAACCCCCTTTAGCGCATAAAAACGCCCTTGTGGGCGAGCAGGCAGATGCTGGCACCAGTTCACCATATCCTGCAATGAGGCAAATGCACGGCTGATGACGCCATCAAACGGCGGTTCGGCGGGGAAATCCTCCACCCGGCTTTGCACCGGTTCGACATTCGCCAGACCGAGTTCATGCTGTACCTGACGTAAGAAGCGCACCCGCTTGCCAAGGCTATCCAGCAGGACAAAATGCGCATCAGGACGCGCAATCGCCAGTGGAATGCCCGGCAATCCAGGGCCGGTGCCAACATCAATAAAACGGCTGCCGACCAGATGCGGCTCAACCACCAGGCTATCCATGATATGGCGAACCAGCATCTGCTCCGGCTCTCGCACTGATGTGAGGTTGTAGGCTTTGTTCCATTTGTGGAGTAACGCTACGTACTGCAACAACTGATTTTTTTGCTGATCGGTCAGCGCCATTCCGGCACGTTGCAGCAGGCTGTTAAGTTTCTCGAGCACGAAGAAATCCTGTTGTCGGTTAAGGCAACATGGCCGCTTGTTGCGGCCA
This sequence is a window from Dickeya aquatica. Protein-coding genes within it:
- the rsmG gene encoding 16S rRNA (guanine(527)-N(7))-methyltransferase RsmG; translation: MLEKLNSLLQRAGMALTDQQKNQLLQYVALLHKWNKAYNLTSVREPEQMLVRHIMDSLVVEPHLVGSRFIDVGTGPGLPGIPLAIARPDAHFVLLDSLGKRVRFLRQVQHELGLANVEPVQSRVEDFPAEPPFDGVISRAFASLQDMVNWCQHLPARPQGRFYALKGVAPHDEMAQLPQGVTVEHVTALSVPELEGERHLVVLKPN